The Episyrphus balteatus chromosome 4, idEpiBalt1.1, whole genome shotgun sequence genome includes a window with the following:
- the LOC129919160 gene encoding uncharacterized protein LOC129919160: MELKILQINLHHSKAATANLVYLMESRQYDVALIQEPWVVRGNIKGLHSKELLLYKSNLDSQNSNPRTCIVAKKQFNLFLLTTYSNIDQTTVKLERDGLPMFILSSTYMPYDSTEGPPADITETLVSFATNRGNTPTFVTKTREEVLDITLTSNSDTCQLEQCKVLDEISFSDHRLIEFYVPDAAQHNKPFRNNRRTDWHVFNREIVKNISHFNIDNNLNTNGLDKLTEEFTGILRDALDKRCPLITAAKKNNEPPCWTVELTNIRKETRKLFNLAKRTRAESDWESYKTSQRKFKTETQRAKRSSWRYFCSTIECTNHSARLRRILSKTNTSIGSLKGLIIDGQNPVKTV; the protein is encoded by the exons atggaattgaaaatcttacaaatcaATCTTCATCATAGTAAAGCCGCAACTGCTAACCTTGTCTACCTCATGGAGAGTAGACAATACGATGTAGCCCTGATACAGGAACCCTGGGTTGTAAGAGGGAATATCAAGGGTCTACATTCTAAAGAACTACTGCTGTACAAGTCAAATCTTGACAGCCAAAATAGTAACCCTAGAACATGCATAGTAGCTAAgaaacagtttaatctttttcttctaactacTTACAGCAACATTGACCAGACTACGGTAAAATTGGAGCGCGATGGGCTCCCAATGTTTATCCTCTCGTCCACTTACATGCCGTATGACAGTACAGAAGGACCACCAGCAGATATCACTGAAACGTTGGTATCTTTTGCAA CTAATAGAGGCAACACCCCTACCTTTGTTACAAAAACACGGGAAGAGGTTCTTGATATTACCTTGACGAGTAATTCAGATACTTGCCAATTAGAACAATGCAAGGTTTTAGATGAAATCTCTTTTTCCGACCATCGCCTAATAGAATTCTATGTCCCTGATGCTGCCCAGCACAATAAGCCTTTTAGGAATAATAGGCGTACCGATTGGCATGTCTTCAATAGGGAAATAGTAAAAAACATTAGTCACTTTAACATTGACAATAACCTAAACACAAATGGTCTTGATAAATTGACAGAGGAATTCACAGGAATTCTACGCGATGCATTGGACAAAAGGTGTCCTCTCATTACCGCGGCGAAGAAAAACAACGAACCACCCTGCTGGACTGTTGAGCTCACTAacataagaaaagaaacaagaaaacttTTTAACCTTGCTAAACGCACTAGAGCAGAAAGTGACTGGGAATCTTACAAAACCAGTCAGAGAAAGTTCAAGAcagaaactcaacgagccaaACGTAGCTCTTGGAGATACTTCTGTAGTACTATCGAATGTACTAACCATTCGGCGAGACTAAGGAGAATTCTCTCCAAGACGAATACTTCTATAGGGTCCCTAAAAGGCCTGATAATCGATGGACAGAATCCTGTCAAGACAGTCTAA